A section of the Vigna unguiculata cultivar IT97K-499-35 unplaced genomic scaffold, ASM411807v1 contig_208, whole genome shotgun sequence genome encodes:
- the LOC114171347 gene encoding uncharacterized protein LOC114171347, producing MRAPKRNQPSLFQKALLGRRCLFTSLGQCSKHESVTPPSPMLSHRQRLGKRGRATCRETCTCGSGRGPRYTVLICVGPRNSSEIVMAQKQIWSGIPLFPVLVMFFISRLAETNRAPFDLPEAEAESVAGYNVEYARDAILNSPLLAEANVPGSRGLILTETRGGSLPT from the coding sequence ATGCGGGCGCCGAAAAGGAACCAGCCCAGCCTCTTCCAGAAAGCTTTGCTTGGTAGGCGCTGCCTATTCACTTCACTCGGACAATGCTCTAAACACGAAAGTGTGACGCCCCCTTCTCCCATGCTGAGTCACAGGCAGCGCCTCGGAAAGCGCGGACGAGCCACATGCAGGGAAACTTGCACGTGTGGTTCTGGCCGGGGACCCCGGTATACTGTACTAATATGTGTAGGTCCCCGTAATTCGAGTGAGATTGTCATGGCGCAAAAGCAGATATGGTCCGGTATTCCCTTGTTCCCTGTATTGGTTATGTTCTTCATTTCTCGTCTAGCAGAAACTAATCGAGCTCCGTTTGATCTCCCAGAAGCGGAAGCTGAATCAGTTGCAGGCTATAATGTAGAATATGcgcgggatgcgatccttaatAGTCCACTGTTGGCGGAAGCCAATGTCCCGGGGTCCCGGGGACTCATTCTGACTGAAACAAGGGGTGGGTCTTTACCAACTTAA
- the LOC114171349 gene encoding uncharacterized protein LOC114171349 has translation MIISILGIRGILLNRRNIPIMSMPIESMLLAVNSNFLVFSVSSDDMMGQSFASLVSTVAAAESAIGLAIFVITFRVRGTIAVEFINSIQGSGPFSLGELSSTNMPRKMLFAAIPSICALSSKKISIYNEEMIVARCFIGFIIFSRKSLGNTFKVTLDGRIQAIQEESQQFPNPNEVVPPESNEQQRLLRISLRICGTVVESLPMARCAPKCEKTVQALLCRNLNVKSATLPNATSSRRIRLQDDLGTKFHLLVRRRFCPQCISKAEKIELIRESLVVLRMVRVGGSIKNK, from the exons atGATCATCTCTATTTTAGGTATTCGGGGAATCCTCCTTAATAGACGAAATATTCCTATTATGTCAATGCCAATTGAATCAATGTTATTAGCTGTGAATTCGAACTTTTTGGTATTTTCCGTTTCTTCGGATGATATGATGGGTCAATCATTTGCTTCATTGGTTTCAACGGTGGCAGCTGCGGAATCCGCTATTGGGTTAGCCATTTTCGTTATAACTTTCCGAGTCCGAGGGACTATTGCTGTAGAATTTATTAATAGCATTCAAG GGTCAGGGCCTTTCTCGCTGGGCGA ATTGAGTTCCACGAATATGCCTAGAAAGATGCTATTTGCTGCTATTCCATCTATTTGTGCATTAAGTTCGAAGAAGATCTCAATCTATAATGAAGAAATGATAGTAGCTCGTTGTTTTATAGGCTTCATCATATTCAGTCGGAAGAGTTTAGGTAATACTTTCAAAGTTACTCTCGACGGGAGAATCCAGGCTATTCAGGAAGAATCGCAGCAATTCCCCAATCCTAACGAAGTAGTTCCTCCGGAATCTAATGAACAACAACGATTACTTAGGATCAGTTTGCGAATTTGTGGCACCGTAGTAGAATCATTACCAATGGCACGCTGTGCGCCTAAGTGCGAAAAGACAGTGCAAGCTTTGTTATGCCGAAACCTAAATGTTAAGTCAGCAACACTTCCAAATGCCACTTCTTCCCGTCGCATCCGTCTTCAGGACGATCTAGGCACAAAGTTTCACTTATTAGTTAGGAGGAGATTTTGCCCCCAGTGTATCTCGAAAGCAGAAAAAATAGAACTCATTCGAGAGAGCTTGGTGGTCTTAAGAATGGTTCGGGTGGGGGGTTCTATTAAGAATAAATAA